The Metamycoplasma cloacale genome includes a region encoding these proteins:
- a CDS encoding MSC_0620 family F1-like ATPase-associated subunit, producing the protein MKNNRKILFGLLTPITIVAPVFTLAASGETTERETPEKPTTPDPDFPNFGASTDQMIKDNLGKIIDENVDKLINHSVNLLKGAKEEDIPRLLTKSIYYGKIASFLKTNRDAIIENPDNFGIHIVYPHIISKNDHYKKGEVVFDGKSYDNVALGDPYDYANIANGENESVNVKEEGVVNTINLKDLNDKVDSYFNDLNLSFEEIVAHNDDHPVLDGEVNKTSILWNKEENKTDLEIPNGFTSWDDYIKDKFKKRYTAFDLSKNQENNVDPNKPKPDPKPQPETPPIIPTDPIDPPDFNLKIGKENIARLNPILRYNQVDSGPINWKTAISADRENASETYFFFDNPINTRFHYIVNSINDENKAVVTLYDVNKPANNKEYTEPVLTLARLSNESNETFYARASKYLLGREAFSNVIKGIYYKFYEALGLDENVLLTNLGHNIISSAVFNMMFDAIRIVNSPVFINERDRIIAKYANEITSPDLQANINSNFYKEIASIFLGSLITSEINQTKYFVYLGASYKELYYKYFDYIRSIEPLLVSNFEKAKLNLNDFELAMRSLLLNIDYFKGYSASITNNVEFTYNEVLKQLNAIQTQFKFLSYLTQNKELNIDNESEIQKYQEAYASLSKTPFRQPNTNKTTLQIFGATFMTIGLILLISAIILTIIKAKTKSKALKTKTIISYSISSTLMIVATILLILGGIL; encoded by the coding sequence ATGAAAAATAATCGAAAAATCTTATTTGGTCTTTTAACTCCAATTACAATTGTTGCTCCTGTTTTCACTTTAGCAGCTAGTGGTGAAACAACCGAACGCGAAACTCCAGAAAAACCAACAACACCAGATCCTGATTTTCCTAACTTTGGTGCTTCAACTGACCAAATGATTAAAGATAATCTAGGAAAAATCATTGATGAAAATGTTGATAAATTAATCAATCATAGTGTTAATTTACTAAAAGGCGCAAAAGAAGAGGATATTCCTAGATTATTAACAAAAAGTATTTATTATGGGAAAATTGCTAGCTTTTTGAAAACAAATCGTGATGCCATAATAGAAAATCCTGATAATTTCGGAATACACATTGTCTATCCACATATTATTAGTAAAAACGATCATTACAAAAAAGGTGAAGTTGTTTTTGATGGCAAATCATATGATAATGTCGCTTTAGGTGATCCATATGACTATGCAAATATAGCAAATGGTGAAAATGAATCAGTTAATGTTAAAGAAGAAGGTGTTGTTAATACAATTAATTTAAAAGATTTAAACGATAAAGTAGATAGTTATTTTAACGATTTAAATCTATCTTTTGAAGAGATTGTTGCTCATAATGACGATCATCCTGTATTAGATGGTGAAGTTAATAAAACATCAATTCTATGAAATAAAGAAGAAAACAAAACTGATTTAGAAATACCTAACGGTTTTACTAGTTGAGATGATTATATTAAAGATAAGTTTAAGAAAAGATATACAGCATTTGACTTAAGTAAAAATCAAGAAAACAATGTGGATCCAAATAAACCTAAACCAGATCCAAAACCTCAACCAGAAACACCACCAATTATTCCAACCGACCCAATTGATCCACCTGATTTTAATCTAAAAATCGGTAAAGAAAACATTGCTAGATTAAATCCAATCTTGAGATACAATCAAGTTGATTCAGGTCCAATTAACTGAAAAACAGCAATTAGTGCTGATAGAGAAAATGCTAGTGAAACATATTTTTTCTTTGATAACCCAATCAACACAAGATTTCATTACATAGTTAACTCAATTAATGATGAAAATAAAGCAGTTGTAACGTTATATGACGTTAATAAACCAGCAAACAACAAAGAATATACAGAACCCGTTTTAACACTTGCTAGATTATCAAATGAATCAAATGAAACATTCTATGCTCGTGCTTCTAAATACTTATTAGGTAGAGAAGCATTTAGCAATGTAATTAAAGGAATTTATTATAAATTCTATGAAGCATTAGGTTTAGATGAGAACGTATTATTAACAAATTTGGGACATAATATTATTTCATCAGCCGTATTTAATATGATGTTTGACGCAATTAGAATTGTAAATAGTCCAGTGTTTATCAATGAAAGAGATAGAATCATTGCTAAATATGCAAACGAGATAACTTCTCCCGACTTACAAGCTAATATTAATAGTAATTTCTATAAAGAAATTGCATCAATCTTTTTAGGTTCTTTAATTACTTCAGAAATTAACCAAACAAAATATTTCGTATATCTAGGAGCTTCATATAAAGAGCTATATTACAAATATTTTGATTACATTCGTTCAATTGAACCACTATTGGTTTCAAATTTTGAAAAAGCTAAATTGAATTTAAACGATTTTGAATTAGCCATGAGATCACTATTGTTAAATATTGATTATTTCAAAGGATATTCAGCATCTATAACTAACAATGTTGAATTCACTTATAACGAAGTATTAAAACAATTAAACGCTATTCAGACACAATTTAAGTTCTTAAGTTATTTAACTCAAAATAAAGAACTAAACATTGATAATGAAAGTGAAATTCAAAAATATCAAGAAGCTTATGCTTCATTAAGTAAAACGCCATTTAGACAACCAAATACTAATAAAACAACTTTACAAATATTTGGTGCAACGTTCATGACAATTGGTTTGATATTGTTGATATCAGCAATTATTCTAACCATTATTAAAGCAAAAACAAAAAGTAAAGCTTTAAAAACCAAAACTATCATTTCATATAGTATTTCATCAACATTAATGATAGTAGCAACAATTTTATTAATACTTGGAGGTATTTTATAA
- a CDS encoding MSC_0621 family F1-like ATPase epsilon subunit: MELLLISHYNIKVKYQISQLQINNDLEDTWYNFKPHSLGSYKQVFFRIILTDNTTLYFILKNVFISNLNNEIVIRFSDKFSIYKQSSDESQSFIENKRKLSELKREIKYYKAINDLDISNESRTNLTILESKLFELMAIVYFNLEKQEDKDEK; this comes from the coding sequence ATGGAATTACTATTAATTTCTCATTACAATATCAAGGTGAAATATCAAATTTCTCAACTTCAAATTAACAACGATTTAGAAGATACTTGATACAACTTCAAACCCCATTCTTTAGGTAGTTATAAACAAGTTTTTTTCAGAATTATATTAACTGATAATACAACCTTGTATTTCATATTAAAAAACGTTTTTATCTCAAATTTAAACAATGAAATTGTGATTAGATTTTCTGATAAATTTTCTATTTATAAACAAAGTAGCGATGAAAGTCAATCATTTATTGAAAATAAAAGAAAATTGAGTGAATTAAAACGTGAGATTAAGTATTATAAAGCAATTAATGATCTTGATATTTCAAATGAAAGTAGAACTAATTTAACAATTCTAGAATCTAAATTATTTGAATTAATGGCAATTGTTTATTTCAATTTAGAAAAACAGGAGGACAAAGATGAAAAATAA
- a CDS encoding MSC_0622 family F1-like ATPase gamma subunit, translating to MNIKNIKNKIASTQSLLKIISSNKNITLINILKLTKEISFYYQRAKESKYLIESLDKQYDIYHPLITGKQNLLNVFKLSKNKHKILWIYITETEQYETNSYSKHEKILTEKFRKNSDFIIAIGKRAIDFTTKNEYEIVYKALENNVEELTRYLPSFIEHFATSQKINGINFLINSSKIKQHYLSVLPLEDFSFDFKHYKSTPVEEINVNKLNILPNLNSFVDAEMHSYLTYITLTLLSESALINEKYKLVEQNKKINQLEDREAHLKLSLLRAKRELEVEQISLLTKKKDILHTKENE from the coding sequence ATGAATATTAAAAATATTAAAAATAAAATCGCTAGCACTCAATCCCTTTTAAAAATAATTTCTTCAAATAAAAACATTACATTAATAAATATCTTAAAATTAACCAAAGAAATTAGTTTCTACTATCAAAGAGCCAAAGAATCTAAATATCTAATTGAATCACTAGATAAACAATACGATATATATCACCCTTTAATAACGGGAAAACAAAATTTGTTAAACGTTTTTAAACTATCAAAAAACAAACACAAAATTTTATGAATATATATAACTGAAACTGAACAATATGAAACAAACTCATATAGTAAACATGAAAAAATATTGACAGAGAAGTTCCGTAAAAATTCAGATTTCATCATTGCAATTGGTAAGAGAGCAATTGATTTTACAACAAAAAACGAATATGAAATAGTTTATAAAGCTTTAGAAAATAATGTTGAAGAATTGACAAGATATCTACCAAGCTTTATTGAACATTTTGCAACATCTCAAAAAATAAATGGAATTAATTTCTTAATTAACTCATCAAAAATTAAGCAACATTATTTATCAGTTTTACCTTTGGAAGATTTTTCATTTGATTTTAAACATTATAAAAGTACACCTGTTGAAGAAATTAATGTTAATAAATTAAATATTCTACCTAATTTAAATAGTTTCGTTGATGCCGAAATGCATTCATATCTAACTTATATCACTTTGACATTATTATCTGAATCGGCTTTAATTAATGAGAAATATAAATTAGTTGAACAAAATAAGAAAATTAACCAATTAGAAGATAGAGAGGCTCATTTAAAACTTTCTTTATTACGGGCAAAAAGAGAATTGGAAGTTGAACAAATTTCATTATTAACCAAGAAAAAAGATATTTTACATACTAAGGAGAATGAATAA
- a CDS encoding MSC_0623 family F1-like ATPase-associated protein — protein MKLNNSKELKKLMQQQQNFQNQLFNDWTEIANSSSFVSFGAFNNQFLVVNNLSNQDNEYQKFIQELTAACNKKQDLNFSKFNIHFTRNERFSFTDLIPEIKWSESSNVLSYSVFDANNSMSIKTKYNNLFHELLQKGFYVEIVPNIAILITGDKKTKSIFNSKLINEY, from the coding sequence ATGAAATTAAATAATTCAAAAGAGTTAAAAAAATTAATGCAACAGCAACAAAATTTTCAAAATCAATTATTTAATGATTGAACAGAAATTGCTAATAGTTCATCATTTGTATCATTTGGTGCTTTTAACAATCAATTTTTAGTAGTAAATAATTTATCTAATCAAGATAATGAATATCAAAAATTCATTCAAGAATTAACTGCCGCCTGCAATAAAAAACAAGATCTAAATTTTTCAAAATTTAATATCCATTTTACAAGAAATGAAAGATTTAGTTTTACTGATTTAATTCCTGAAATTAAATGATCAGAAAGCAGTAATGTATTGAGTTATTCAGTGTTTGACGCAAATAATTCAATGTCAATTAAAACTAAATATAATAACTTATTTCATGAATTGTTGCAAAAAGGTTTTTATGTAGAGATTGTTCCTAATATAGCAATTCTGATTACTGGCGATAAAAAAACAAAATCAATATTTAATTCAAAATTAATCAATGAATATTAA